CAAACACTGATCTAAATAATAacgaagatgaagatggGAACAGTAAAGATGAAATGGCAGAAAGTGAGCAACATcataataatgaagatgcGAACCATGTGTTAACAATAAACCAACCATTTGACACAACTATCACTGTGGATGATGATATCCTTGAATTGGGTATGGAATTTATTAACTTCGATAATTTAGTGAAATGTGAAATATCGCCAGCTATACATCAGTTAAGAACGGTAGTAGATGATATTAGCAAAGCCAAAGACTTTATTGAAGGTGTTAATAACAAAACTAAATACTTTCTTAGTGAAGAAGAACTAAATGAAGCTTTAATTGATGAAGGCAGTATAGTCGATGAAGAGAATTTTGATAACCAAGAACAGGACTTTAACGATCTAGGAGATGTAGATGTAGATATGAACACTGACGATCAGAATAATAACCTAAGTGCTAACGAAGCAAGCATGATGGAACATGGAAGTCTTAATGATATAGATAACACCAGTGGAATTATGAATGGcatatttgaaaaagaCTTAATGTCCTATTTTGATACAAATTTAAGACAATCTTGGAGAGGTAGAGATCATTGGAAAATtagaattttaaaaaatatactttcTGACAAAGTCAACACAACCACGTCTAATGACcaaaaatctttaaatacCAAAAGTAACCCAGATGATATTGATGCAACAACCAACGAAAGcaagaagaacaaaaagatacaagaagaaattgatttctTCGAAGTTGATGACACTTTAGAGGATGAAATTTTTACTACGAAGCCACGTAAGTTAATCGAAATTCCTTTGAAATATAGAATAAATGAATCTCATTTCCTTCTTCCAGATGATTACCATTTCTCCACAGAAACTCTAACATCTCTATTCATTAAGCCTCGGCAAAAGATGAGCTTatttagaaataattaCAGAAAATCTCATAGTCGACAGTTTTCAAACCACTTTGATGAAGTAGAGTCCAAAAATCAAGATGGAGTTCCTGAATTAGCTGATGAGCAATTTTGGGCTAATAATTACGAAcaacaagaaaatataGCTTCTGAAAACgcaaataatgataatgaaattagaGAGGTTGAATTGAACAACCCATTCGAGGATGATAATGGCATTGACTTCAATCAAGCATTCGATGATGACAATGATATGATTATTGATGATATGAATGAAGAGACTAAAGATAGCAAAGCGACTGATGATCCACAAGTAAATAGTATGTTATCCCAACtgcaaaataataaagttaatTATTCAAGGGTGACTAAAAAAGTAGAtataaaaagattaaagaaTAACATTTGgaaatcaattaatattttattagataaCTTTAGAGCATCAAATCCAAAAATAAGTGATAAcgaaaaaattgaattgagATTTGTTGATATTGCAAAGGAAATCACACCCATGTATCATAAGGATACATTAAGTGAAATATCTACTAGTTTTTGTTTCATTTGCTTATTGCATTTATGTAATGACTATGGCCttacattaaaaaatacagagctatttgaagatttaatagttgtttgtaattataattaaacatatataataatgtaatactaatattttgattgaCATGATTATCATCTTCTATCTATAAATGAACCGAATTAGtctttataaaataatttatatatcaatcTGTGCCTTTTGTTTCGTTTATCATCGTCGTTCGTCATTATTTTATGAAATAATggattattttatttcttatatGAGCTTTATGTAACAATTTCTTGTCTCTATTACTAAAGAAAAGTAGAGACCGTTACAAGTTAAAAAATGCAAGTATAAATTGAAGTAATGTTAGATGGAATGTGTGGAGTAGGGGATGCATTACAGACTAATCTAGCCTTCTTCTCTTGATGTCCTCAATATCATTACCATTTGGAGTTGTCATTGAGCTTCCTGACGAAATATTCACCTTTCTCTTCTTTGAATTGGATCTTCCGGTGCCATCCAAATCAAATGCCAAATCATCTATGTTAAAACCTTGTACATTTTGGAATTCGGAGGGAAACGATCTGTCAAACTGTGACAATACAGTCGAAGCCATATCCCAGTCCATATTATTCTTTCCAAACAGAGCCATGTCTCTATTGGCCATTGCAGTCCTGTATTCTTCCTCGGTCATGTCCTGTGTTGTAGTGACGTTCGCCATCATATCCGGATTGTTCTGAAATAGCACCTGTGCTATTTCTCCACCTTTCCCATTCTCCCTGGTCGGGATATTGCTAAACTTGCCAGAAAGCTCTGCTATCTGGTTCTTGTACGATTTCCTCAGTTTTACAGCCTTGGACCCATCCGTGTTCGTTCTGGCAACCTGTTGTGAAATATCGTCCAAATCGTATTGCGAGATCAGATCATTCAAGGGGTTGGGCACCTGTGGCTGGTAATAATTCTCAGGATCCACATAATAGTAATAAGCAGGGATAGTGTCGTCGTAAGACATCTTATGTTTAATTTTCCGGGTATTGCGCTGTTTATTAAGCTCTCTCTTCACAGCTCCTGGTTTCACTTCTCTATAAAACAAGTTCGAAACCAATAAAGCACTGGTCTTCACCTCACCAATACACAGAGCAAGACAACCTGTGCATTCATTCTGTTGTCCTTGCTCCATAAACAGttcattgtttttataGTTCTGATCACTCGTTAAAGTCCTTATTTGAAGGTTCACCACCAAAAGATTTTTTCGGTGAGCGAAATCCGGCGTCGAAGAAGACGTGCAGAGTGATATGAGAAGTGTCACAATTGTTTGGCCAGCGACACAATTTGCGTCGTCACATTATATGGCCTGACGAGTGTCCTCAAACCTTGTGCATGTGTAACAAACTTACAAGATAATACATAGTTGCATTGATATCTGTTGGACAGTGCGCAACAGCTGCCCCTCAACTGCTAGTCAATCGTTGAGCAGTCACTATTCTTTCGTTTGATCAATCGCTGATCAGACTAATGAATGCAAAAACCACCAAAAACACAATCAGTTTTTTGTCCATCCTCAGTAGTGAAGGTTCAGCCTCTGGCTGAGTAGCTGGCGCAAAATCACTGTCGTCATCGTCCCACGTAGTCTTCCATTCCTTCACTTCGCTAAAAATATGGATCTTCCTCGTGGAGCCTTGATGTCGGGTCTCCTCCTCCAGTATCTCCCACAGGTTGTGTAGGTCGTTCTTAGGGTTCACTATGACGTAGTCGTCTGGCAGTGGCAGCACCATTACTAGAAGTTGGTCGTTACAGTGGAAATTCCTAACGGGCTCACTTCCCAGACGCAGCATTCTCACCCTCACGTCCACCTTCTGTTTCTTGTGAAGTAGTCCAATGCTGGGGGTTGCAAAGTAGAAGTCTGGGGCTGTAGTCATCACTTTGAATACCACGTCTCCCGTTTCTGAAAGGTTAGATACCTCAACGTAGCCGACCTGATCCTTGTCAAAAGGGCTGGAAAAGGTTAAATGTCCTGGTTGTATGTCTACTTCTACCATTGTATGATCATATCCTCTTCAATTGATTCTATTATGCTAGGAACTCAAAATGCAGCTACTTTTTATACCACAATGAGCAACAACCTTTTTGAAATTGGCATTGACACTCATCGGATAGATTGGCAGTTTTTGAGGTCCACCGTAAGTTGAGGTACTCGAAGTACCAGCAAGTGGCTAAAGAATATCTAatgattcattattataaaatgtactatatatattaaataccGTTTTGTGGCTAATAGTCTTCACCTTTAGAAACAACTTCTTTCTTATGAGGATGCAACAGTATAGTGTGTTCGAATTGAGCAGTGTACGACCCTGGAATGTCGTTTAATGGCGGATAATCTTGCACTATACCATTCTTAACcaaattattcaatgaatacaaataattttcttcttctaatttatcTAAATAACGACGACACCATGGCAAAGTACCAAAATTTCTTTCTATgacttttaataattttttagcACTTGGGGAAGTAGCAGCTGGTAACGTACCTTGATTCATGGCGTAGTGTGATACTTCGCCTCCTGGGAAGACATAACCTCTACCGGTGGAACCGAAAGTTTCAATTGCAAAATGCTCACCTTCTTCCATCTTGGTTTCATCGCCATTTTTCACAATTGGGACAGATTTACCATTGTGAATCTTGTAAGGTCCAATGGTATGTCCACATAAATTTCTACAAGGTTTAACTTGGAAAGTTTCACCGTTAATATCGACTTCATAAGATTCCATTACCTCTTGGATCGCCTCACCAACGTCGGTCAATCTCACATCAATACCTGCTTCTTTTATACCGGTATAAGTAGCTTCACGCACTGCAGTTAACAGGTTATCGTATTGAGGGTCAAATGCGACTGTCCATGCTGAATCAACGATATTGCCGTTAACATGCACACCGATATCCACTTTCATCACATCTTCATACTTCAGGACTGTCTTGTCACCTTTATTTGGCGTGAAGTGGGCAGCAATGGAGTTTAACGATAAACCTGTTGGGAAACCAATACCTGCGGACAGTGGATTTTCCATTTGGGTCAGGTTTGCCTCTGCAGCAGTGAATTTTCTTGTTGcattttcaacaatatcAGCAATTTCACTCAAAGTCATTCCTGGTTTCAATTTGTTTTGCAAGTTCTTCCTCACTCTACGATGTATTTCAGAACCCTTTCTCATATCGTTCCAACGTGTCTCGTTCTCTTTATCTCTAATCTCATACCTCTTCTCCTCATCAGTCTTTCTCTTCAAATTGAAATCTTGCTCATATTCCATCCATTCACCTTCAGGGTACACATTCTCAGGATAGAATAACTCAATgtttttgatattgttggtcttcttcttcttcttgttct
The Tetrapisispora phaffii CBS 4417 chromosome 11, complete genome DNA segment above includes these coding regions:
- the BRN1 gene encoding condensin subunit BRN1 (similar to Saccharomyces cerevisiae BRN1 (YBL097W); ancestral locus Anc_7.428), giving the protein MTTQLRYENDDGDLFTNKSTMLANFEKWIKLATDNKINSRNSWNFGLIDYFHDLNVLKDSEDNINFQKASATLDGCIKIYSSRVDSVSTETSKLLSGLAQKRKEKQEGNGEGDNEGGDDQSSKDKNSDDIQIDPLTGLPIDMDDDGTNTRRRVYNRMVETTLVDFNVIKLKALDKELNIDPLFKKALVDFDEGGAKSLLLNSLHTNSSGRVVFDAAIKDNNFLIEAKNDVDEDDKVITDELNTIVKKIKNTNTNTDLNNNEDEDGNSKDEMAESEQHHNNEDANHVLTINQPFDTTITVDDDILELGMEFINFDNLVKCEISPAIHQLRTVVDDISKAKDFIEGVNNKTKYFLSEEELNEALIDEGSIVDEENFDNQEQDFNDLGDVDVDMNTDDQNNNLSANEASMMEHGSLNDIDNTSGIMNGIFEKDLMSYFDTNLRQSWRGRDHWKIRILKNILSDKVNTTTSNDQKSLNTKSNPDDIDATTNESKKNKKIQEEIDFFEVDDTLEDEIFTTKPRKLIEIPLKYRINESHFLLPDDYHFSTETLTSLFIKPRQKMSLFRNNYRKSHSRQFSNHFDEVESKNQDGVPELADEQFWANNYEQQENIASENANNDNEIREVELNNPFEDDNGIDFNQAFDDDNDMIIDDMNEETKDSKATDDPQVNSMLSQLQNNKVNYSRVTKKVDIKRLKNNIWKSINILLDNFRASNPKISDNEKIELRFVDIAKEITPMYHKDTLSEISTSFCFICLLHLCNDYGLTLKNTELFEDLIVVCNYN
- the ROX3 gene encoding Rox3p (similar to Saccharomyces cerevisiae ROX3 (YBL093C); ancestral locus Anc_7.425) yields the protein MSYDDTIPAYYYYVDPENYYQPQVPNPLNDLISQYDLDDISQQVARTNTDGSKAVKLRKSYKNQIAELSGKFSNIPTRENGKGGEIAQVLFQNNPDMMANVTTTQDMTEEEYRTAMANRDMALFGKNNMDWDMASTVLSQFDRSFPSEFQNVQGFNIDDLAFDLDGTGRSNSKKRKVNISSGSSMTTPNGNDIEDIKRRRLD
- the SCS22 gene encoding phospholipid metabolism-regulating protein SCS22 (similar to Saccharomyces cerevisiae SCS22 (YBL091C-A) and SCS2 (YER120W); ancestral locus Anc_7.423), producing MVEVDIQPGHLTFSSPFDKDQVGYVEVSNLSETGDVVFKVMTTAPDFYFATPSIGLLHKKQKVDVRVRMLRLGSEPVRNFHCNDQLLVMVLPLPDDYVIVNPKNDLHNLWEILEEETRHQGSTRKIHIFSEVKEWKTTWDDDDSDFAPATQPEAEPSLLRMDKKLIVFLVVFAFISLISD
- the MAP2 gene encoding methionine aminopeptidase (similar to Saccharomyces cerevisiae MAP2 (YBL091C); ancestral locus Anc_7.422) → MSEQPVKETVIAGTTDEVEKNASGAVADVSVEASKSKKKNKKKKKTNNIKNIELFYPENVYPEGEWMEYEQDFNLKRKTDEEKRYEIRDKENETRWNDMRKGSEIHRRVRKNLQNKLKPGMTLSEIADIVENATRKFTAAEANLTQMENPLSAGIGFPTGLSLNSIAAHFTPNKGDKTVLKYEDVMKVDIGVHVNGNIVDSAWTVAFDPQYDNLLTAVREATYTGIKEAGIDVRLTDVGEAIQEVMESYEVDINGETFQVKPCRNLCGHTIGPYKIHNGKSVPIVKNGDETKMEEGEHFAIETFGSTGRGYVFPGGEVSHYAMNQGTLPAATSPSAKKLLKVIERNFGTLPWCRRYLDKLEEENYLYSLNNLVKNGIVQDYPPLNDIPGSYTAQFEHTILLHPHKKEVVSKGEDY